One window of Microbacterium sediminis genomic DNA carries:
- a CDS encoding HAD family hydrolase, which produces MPDLTACDAVLFDLDGVITPTAEVHMHAWRAMFERLFADWGVEPPYTDSDYFDHLDGKKRYDGVASVLRSRDVEIPWGHPSDPPEADTVCGVGNRKNVVFSRILEEEGIQPYPGSIALLDALAAAGTPVAIVSSSKNARDVLTAAGVIDRFPVIMDGVVAETEHLPSKPAPDVFLEAARMCGVEPARAAAVEDAISGVQSAAAGGFGLIIGVDRGAGAEPLSQAGATIVVSDLAELVPSSTH; this is translated from the coding sequence ATGCCCGATCTCACGGCCTGCGACGCCGTGCTCTTCGACCTCGACGGGGTGATCACCCCCACCGCCGAGGTGCACATGCACGCCTGGCGCGCGATGTTCGAGCGGCTGTTCGCCGACTGGGGCGTGGAGCCGCCGTACACCGACTCCGACTACTTCGACCACCTGGACGGCAAGAAGCGCTACGACGGCGTCGCCTCGGTGCTGCGCAGCCGCGACGTCGAGATCCCCTGGGGGCACCCGTCCGACCCGCCGGAGGCCGACACCGTGTGCGGCGTCGGCAACCGCAAGAACGTGGTCTTCTCCCGGATCCTCGAGGAGGAGGGCATCCAGCCCTACCCCGGATCGATCGCCCTGCTCGACGCGCTCGCCGCGGCCGGCACCCCGGTGGCGATCGTCTCGAGCTCCAAGAACGCCCGCGACGTGCTCACGGCGGCGGGCGTGATCGACCGGTTCCCCGTGATCATGGACGGCGTCGTGGCCGAGACCGAGCACCTGCCCTCGAAGCCCGCTCCCGACGTGTTCCTCGAGGCGGCGCGCATGTGCGGCGTCGAGCCCGCCCGCGCGGCCGCCGTCGAGGACGCGATCTCGGGCGTGCAGTCGGCCGCCGCCGGCGGGTTCGGGCTCATCATCGGGGTGGATCGCGGCGCCGGAGCCGAACCCCTCTCGCAGGCCGGGGCGACGATCGTCGTGTCCGACCTCGCCGAACTCGTGCCGTCCTCCACTCACTGA
- a CDS encoding acetate/propionate family kinase, translating to MAVVLVVNSGSSSFKYQLLDVAPDGTGRRLASGLVERIGQPAGAARHTVAFHAAEGEPSIAATEMTHTIEREIPGHSAGFQVMLDAFAEHGPSLDENPPVVIGHRVVHGGARFFEATVISDLVEINIDDLSVLAPLHNPGAVQGIRAARRAFGDIPHVAVFDTAFHQTLPAAAATYAIDRELAEKHRIRRYGFHGTSHEYVSRTVAEHLGRDLRELRQIVFHLGNGASVTAIDGGRSVETSMGLTPLEGLVMGTRSGDLDPAVLLHLQRRAGMSTDALDDLLNKHSGVLGLAGVADMRDLHARREAGDAAAQLAFDVYVHRLRSYAGAYLAQLGGVDVISFTAGIGENDPAVRAGALETLGFAGVRIDAERNAAARRSEIARISADDSEVVVLVVPTDEELEIARQSLRASSHDG from the coding sequence GTGGCCGTCGTGCTCGTTGTCAACAGCGGTTCGTCGTCGTTCAAGTACCAGCTGCTCGACGTCGCCCCGGACGGCACCGGCCGCCGGCTCGCCTCCGGCCTCGTGGAGCGGATCGGTCAGCCGGCCGGCGCCGCGCGGCACACGGTCGCGTTCCACGCCGCGGAGGGCGAGCCGTCGATCGCCGCCACGGAGATGACGCACACCATCGAGCGCGAGATCCCCGGCCACTCGGCCGGGTTCCAGGTGATGCTCGACGCGTTCGCCGAGCACGGCCCCTCGCTGGACGAGAACCCGCCCGTGGTGATCGGCCACCGGGTGGTGCACGGCGGCGCGCGCTTCTTCGAGGCCACGGTGATCAGCGACCTCGTCGAGATCAACATCGACGACCTGTCGGTGCTCGCCCCGCTGCACAACCCGGGCGCCGTGCAGGGCATCCGCGCCGCGCGCCGCGCGTTCGGCGACATCCCGCACGTCGCGGTGTTCGACACGGCGTTCCACCAGACGCTGCCCGCGGCGGCGGCGACCTACGCGATCGACCGCGAGCTGGCCGAGAAGCACCGCATCCGCCGCTACGGCTTCCACGGCACGAGCCACGAGTACGTCAGCCGCACCGTGGCCGAGCACCTGGGGCGCGACCTCCGCGAGCTGCGGCAGATCGTGTTCCACCTCGGCAACGGCGCGTCGGTCACGGCGATCGACGGCGGCCGCTCGGTCGAGACCTCCATGGGCCTCACGCCGCTGGAGGGGCTCGTCATGGGCACCCGCTCGGGCGACCTGGACCCGGCGGTGCTGCTGCACCTGCAGCGACGGGCCGGGATGAGCACCGACGCGCTCGACGATCTCCTCAACAAGCACAGCGGCGTGCTCGGGCTGGCCGGCGTGGCCGACATGCGCGACCTGCACGCGCGGCGCGAGGCGGGCGATGCCGCGGCGCAGCTCGCGTTCGACGTGTACGTGCACCGGCTGCGGTCCTACGCGGGCGCCTACCTCGCGCAGTTGGGCGGCGTCGACGTGATCTCCTTCACGGCCGGGATCGGCGAGAACGACCCCGCCGTCCGCGCCGGGGCGCTCGAGACGCTCGGCTTCGCGGGGGTGCGGATCGACGCCGAGCGCAACGCCGCCGCGCGCCGCAGCGAGATCGCCCGCATCTCGGCCGACGACTCGGAGGTGGTCGTGCTCGTCGTGCCGACCGACGAGGAATTGGAGATCGCCCGTCAGTCTCTGCGCGCGTCAAGCCACGACGGGTAA